TTCTTTGACCAAGGATCCTGAATTAAAAGTTTGTGGAGCTAAATCATTACCCCCTTTTGAATCAAAAGTCACTGTTATCATCACTTCGTCTTCCGTTTTAGAACATCCAACAAGCAAAAACAACCCAATTAAAAACAATACTATTCCTTTATTCATATTACCGATTTTAAGTAAATTAACAAAAATATTATTTTATTATAAAATTTAAAAACATAAAACATAAAAACCCTCAAGAATCTCCATTTTTTAAAATACGCTAGAGTTAACGAATAAAGCGTTAAAAAACAAGTGTTTTAAATTCTTTAAAATATTTCAAAAAGGAAACCAAAAACAGATACTAGAATAAAAATGTACCTTTGCAAACAAAAAAAGCTATGTTAGAAATTGACTTTAAAGAAATCATAACCGTTGGAATGGTGCTTTTTGCCGTAATTGATATCGTAGGAACCATTCCTATTATTGTTGATTTAAGAGCCAAACATGGCCATATCGAATCTGAAAAAGCTTCTCTTGTAGCTGGATTTATCATGATTGTTTTTTTATTTATCGGTGAAGAATTTTTAAGCCTAATAGGAATCGATGTTCATTCTTTTGCTGTTGCGGGTTCATTTGTATTGTTCTTTTTAGCACTTGAAATGATTCTGGGAATTCGCCTTTACAGAGACGAAGAAGCAAATACTGCTTCTATTGTTCCGCTTGCATTTCCATTGATAGCTGGAGCAGGAACAATGACCACTTTGCTTTCTTTACGATCACAATTTCACACCATAAATATTGTTATTGCAATTGTTCTAAATATTATTTTAGTTTACATCGTTCTAAAATCGTCTTCAAAACTCGAAAAAATGTTAGGAAAAAACGGACTTGGAGTAATTCGTAAAGCATTTGGCGTTGTTCTTCTTGCCATTGCTGTTAAATTATTTGCCGCTAATGTTAAAGGTTTGTTTGTCTAAAATAAATTTTTATAAATTTACTGCCGATGTTATTTATAAATAGTTTTGATTTTTTGGAAATGCATTACATTAACTAATTTCCAGAACTATTCTTTTTTATAATAAAAAACAAAAAATTATCTTATGAAAATTTTCACTACCGTTTTAGTTTTTTTAGCACTTGCTTTAACTATCTTCAACATTACATTACTTGATTTCAAAAATCCGTTACAAGGAGACAGTGTTGTTGCTCTTATTGGGGTTGCTGCTTCTTTTTGTGCTGTGCTAATTCTTTTAATTTTTAAAATGTCAAAAAAGATTGAAGAAAAAATGAACGACAAACTTTAATAATGTTTGACGTTTTAATCATTGGCGGAGGTGTTTCAGGAATGTCTTGCGCACTTGTTTTAGGTTCAGCAAAAAACAAATCCTTTGCTTCTGATAAAAAAATAGGGATTTTAACCCATCAAAAAAATTCAGCTCTTCAAGAAGCACTATTTAACAATGCATACGGAATTGCTCCAGGCAAATTAGGTTCTGAATTATTAACAGAGAGTATTCAGCATTTGTCTACCATTTACCCTCATGTTTTACAAATCCCCAATGAAAAAGTCTTCAAAATAGAAGGCGAATATCCCCATTTTAAAGTTAGCACCAATAAAAATTCTTATACTACCAAAACTATTGTAATTGGTATTGGTTCAGCAAATACTTTTGCCATCGAAGGATTGATGCAATTTGTAGAATCACATCAAAAATCGCTACCTGAAAAACAGCGTATTCAATTACAAAACAAGGATCATAAAGTTACCGAAGGTATTTATGCAATTGGAACATTAGCAGGCTGGAGAAGCCAACTAGCAATTGCTTCTGGAAGTGGCGCAGCCGTCGCCACAGACATTCTTACGCTATGGAATGGAGGCGTTCAGACACATGCTCACGACAGCATCCGATAATTTTTCTTTGAAATTTTACAGGAATAAAATTTAGTTTTTAGGATTTGAGATTTTCCCTAAAACTGTTTTTATCATAGTATCTTCTTTTAGTGAAATTTGGTAGTAATACTCTTCACCAAACAATTGTCTAGCAAATTCAGCATTGATATACCGTTTTACCATAGCTTTGTTTTTATTGAATTTAATATCCAATCCATTTTCAAAAATATACTTTTGAAACAAATTAAAATACAAATCTGTTTTATTCATTCTATCAACAAAGTCGCCAAAAGTCACTCCTTTAAAAAGATTTCTATTTTTGTCCAGTTGTTCAAAAACAAAATGACCCACAACTCCTGATTGCATTATATAGGCTGTAGTTTCATTACCGTGTTCTACTTCAAGAGGCACAAAAACATCCGGCACAATTCCGCCGCCGCCATATACAATTCTACCTTTTTTAGTTTTAAACTTTAAAGAATCTGTTACTTTTATACTGTCTTTTTCATACAATTCCCCATTTATAAAACGAGAATCCGATTCTTTAAAATAGCTTTCATTCCCTTTAGAATATGGTTTTTGTATCGAACGCCCTGTAGGTGTATAATATCTAGCAATGGTTAATCGTACGGCGGAACCATCTTGAAAATCCATTTCGCGCTGCACTAATCCTTTTCCAAAAGAACGACGCCCAACAATAGTTCCTCTATCATTATCCTGAATAGCTCCAGCAAGAATTTCGCTTGCCGAAGCGCTATTTTCATTTATCAACACAAATAGTTTTCCGTTTTCAAAACTTCCTTCTCCAGTGGCAAATGTTTTATCGATTGCTCCTTTTTTATTTTTGGTAAAAACAATCAATTGCTTGTCTTTCAAAAATTCATCCGCAATAGCAATGGCTTCTTCCATGTATCCACCCCCATTATCACGCACATCCAAAACGAGCGATTGAGCTCCTTGTTTCTTTAATTTATCCAAACCTTTTTTGAATTCCTCAAAAGTAGTTTCGGCAAATCTGTTTATTTTTATGTAGCCTGTTTTAGGATTTAAGAGTAAGGCAACATCAACACTTTTTAAGGCAATGACATCTCGCTTTACTTTTATTTTCAGTTTTTTACGTTCTGCTTTTCTGTAAACCGTAATATCAACTTCAGAACCTACTGTCCCTTTGAGTTTAGAAAACAAAGTATCATTAGGTAATTTTCGTCCAAATAATTTTGTTTTATCCGCATATAAAATTCGGTCACCCGCTTTAATTCCAGCTTTGGCCGAAGGACCATTATCAACTGGCTTTATAACAGCAACAGAATCATTGTACATATAGAAATTGATACCAATACCCACAAAATTACCTTTCATGTTTTCCGCAACTTCTGCTTGTTCTTTTGGTGGAATATAAACAGAATGCGGATCTAGTTTAGCTAAAATATTGTCAACGGTAAGATTCACAATAGAATCTGTATTGACATCATCGACATATTCATTATCAATAAAGTCGATGAGTTGATTCAGCTTGTTTTTCGAATTGTTTTTGGCTAAAAAATGATTGCTGTTATTGAAATTTAACATGCCACCAAGTAGTATTCCAACAACTAGTGAAGTTCCAATAACAATTGGTAAATATTTAAGGTTGAATTTCATTATTCTTCTAATACCGGAATATGCTCTATTTCCACGCCTGCTTTAATCAAAAATTGAATCCCTGAATCATCACGATATCCATTATGAAAAACCACTCTTTTTATTCCTGATTGATGAATCAATTTGCTACACTCTTTACAAGGTGAAAGTGTAATATATAAAGTTGCTCCTTCACAAGATTGTGTAGATCTAGCCACTTTTAAAATTGCATTCGCCTCAGCATGCAAAACATCCCAACGTGTTAATCCCTCTTCATCCTCACAACAATTCTCAAATCCTGATGGAGTACCGTTGTATCCATCAGAAATTATCATACGATCTCGTACTATTATTGCGCCTACTTGTTTGCGTTTGCAATAAGACAAAAAACTCCATTCTTTTGCAATTCTAAGATAGGCTTTGTCGTATTTATTTAATTTTTTTTCGTTCATCTTATTTATCTGTTCCAAATTTCACTTTCTAAAATCATTGGTAAAACCACCCCTATTATAAATGCTGACATTACTAAAGTCCAATCCCGTTTAGAAAACCTAAAAACAGTTTGAACAATATATGATAGCACAAGAACTACAAAAACCACTATAATCTGAGCAGCCTCAATTCCTAATGCAAATTCTGACAATGGTATTAATTTTGAATTGGCACTTCCGCCAAGTATTGTTTTAAAATAGTTTGAAAAACCTAATCCATGTATAATTCCGAAAAACAATGTTATAAAAAAAACCAAATTCAAGCTTTCTTTTTTACTTGATTTTCCAGCTGTAAAAAGACTAAATAATGCTGTTACAAAAATAGTTATAGGAATCAAAAACTCAACAACATTTACCTTTATAGCTACAATTTCATAAACCGAAAGTAGCAATGCCATAGTATGACCCACTGTAAAAAGCGTTACTAAAAGAACTATTCGTTGCCAATCTTTAAATGTAAATGGGACAGCTAAAGCTACTAAAAATAAAACATGATCATAGGCATAAATATTCAAAACGTGTTTTAATCCAATTTGAAAGTAAATCCAAAAATCTGACATAGATTACTAATTTATTAAATTGACAATGGGGTTGTAAACTTACGATTAATTTTGAAAATGATGATTTTGGATTAACAAATCATTTGGTAAAAAACCGAAAAAAATCATATAAATTTAAAAGCCATATAGAAAGCAATTCTCAAAAAAGAAGTATCTTTATATTATAAAAACTAACTATTATGTCATTTTCAGATTTATTCGACAGCGAATTTAAACAAAGAAATAAAGGTCATTTCTCTGCCATTGTTCGCGTGGCGCTTGCTGATGGGAAATCATCCCCAGAAGAAAAAGCTTTTTTAGACAAACTGGCCACAAACCTTGAAATCATCCCTTCAGAATATGAAGAGATTTTAGAAAACCCTTTAAAATACCCTATCAATCCTCCTTATTTACATGTGGAACGATTAGAACGTTTGTATGATTTAGCAAGAATCGTTCATATTGATCATCATTTAGGAGACAAGAGAGAAAAAATGCTTTTAAAATTTGGATTAGCATTAGGATTTACTCCTGGAAATGTAAATTACATCGTCAATAAGGCTTTAACCCTAGTGGATAAAAAAGTAGATTTAGATACTTTTATCTATGAAATGAAAAACATGAATAAATAATTAAAAAGCTCCCAATTGGGAGCTTTTTACATTTTAATATTTGCTTAGTTTGGCAAGGCGCATAAAATCCTCCGCCTTTTCTACCATATTTAAACTTCCACAAAAGAAAGGCGCTCGCTCATGTAATTCTGTAGGTTGTATTTCCATTATTCTATTAAATCCATCCGAAGCTTTCCCTCCTGCTTGTTCCGCAATAAATGCCATAGGATTGCATTCATACAGTAATCGCAATTTCCCTTTAGGTGCTTTTGAGCTTGTTGGATATAAATAAACCCCACCTTTTATCATATTTCTATGAAAATCAGAAACTAAGCTTCCGATGTAACGAGACGTATAAGGCCTATCGTCCTCTTCCAGCTGGCAATATTTGATATAATCTTTTACTCCTTGCGGAAAATGCACATAATTCCCCTCATTAATGGAATAAATAGTTCCATTTTGTGGGAATTTCATATCTGGATGTGACAAGTAAAAAGTACCAATCGCAGGATTCAAAGTAAACCCATTTACACCGTGACCAGTAGTGTAAACTAACATCGTTGAAGTACCA
Above is a window of Flavobacterium sp. 123 DNA encoding:
- a CDS encoding MarC family protein, producing the protein MLEIDFKEIITVGMVLFAVIDIVGTIPIIVDLRAKHGHIESEKASLVAGFIMIVFLFIGEEFLSLIGIDVHSFAVAGSFVLFFLALEMILGIRLYRDEEANTASIVPLAFPLIAGAGTMTTLLSLRSQFHTINIVIAIVLNIILVYIVLKSSSKLEKMLGKNGLGVIRKAFGVVLLAIAVKLFAANVKGLFV
- a CDS encoding FAD-dependent oxidoreductase yields the protein MFDVLIIGGGVSGMSCALVLGSAKNKSFASDKKIGILTHQKNSALQEALFNNAYGIAPGKLGSELLTESIQHLSTIYPHVLQIPNEKVFKIEGEYPHFKVSTNKNSYTTKTIVIGIGSANTFAIEGLMQFVESHQKSLPEKQRIQLQNKDHKVTEGIYAIGTLAGWRSQLAIASGSGAAVATDILTLWNGGVQTHAHDSIR
- a CDS encoding S41 family peptidase → MKFNLKYLPIVIGTSLVVGILLGGMLNFNNSNHFLAKNNSKNKLNQLIDFIDNEYVDDVNTDSIVNLTVDNILAKLDPHSVYIPPKEQAEVAENMKGNFVGIGINFYMYNDSVAVIKPVDNGPSAKAGIKAGDRILYADKTKLFGRKLPNDTLFSKLKGTVGSEVDITVYRKAERKKLKIKVKRDVIALKSVDVALLLNPKTGYIKINRFAETTFEEFKKGLDKLKKQGAQSLVLDVRDNGGGYMEEAIAIADEFLKDKQLIVFTKNKKGAIDKTFATGEGSFENGKLFVLINENSASASEILAGAIQDNDRGTIVGRRSFGKGLVQREMDFQDGSAVRLTIARYYTPTGRSIQKPYSKGNESYFKESDSRFINGELYEKDSIKVTDSLKFKTKKGRIVYGGGGIVPDVFVPLEVEHGNETTAYIMQSGVVGHFVFEQLDKNRNLFKGVTFGDFVDRMNKTDLYFNLFQKYIFENGLDIKFNKNKAMVKRYINAEFARQLFGEEYYYQISLKEDTMIKTVLGKISNPKN
- a CDS encoding dCMP deaminase family protein, with amino-acid sequence MNEKKLNKYDKAYLRIAKEWSFLSYCKRKQVGAIIVRDRMIISDGYNGTPSGFENCCEDEEGLTRWDVLHAEANAILKVARSTQSCEGATLYITLSPCKECSKLIHQSGIKRVVFHNGYRDDSGIQFLIKAGVEIEHIPVLEE
- a CDS encoding HupE/UreJ family protein, which produces MSDFWIYFQIGLKHVLNIYAYDHVLFLVALAVPFTFKDWQRIVLLVTLFTVGHTMALLLSVYEIVAIKVNVVEFLIPITIFVTALFSLFTAGKSSKKESLNLVFFITLFFGIIHGLGFSNYFKTILGGSANSKLIPLSEFALGIEAAQIIVVFVVLVLSYIVQTVFRFSKRDWTLVMSAFIIGVVLPMILESEIWNR
- a CDS encoding TerB family tellurite resistance protein, producing the protein MSFSDLFDSEFKQRNKGHFSAIVRVALADGKSSPEEKAFLDKLATNLEIIPSEYEEILENPLKYPINPPYLHVERLERLYDLARIVHIDHHLGDKREKMLLKFGLALGFTPGNVNYIVNKALTLVDKKVDLDTFIYEMKNMNK
- the fbp gene encoding class 1 fructose-bisphosphatase, which produces MEQRNKTLGEFIIENQNAFQYSSGELSRIINSIRLAAKVVNYKVNKAGLVDIVGAAGEQNIQGEDQQKLDVYANEIFIQTLINREIVCGIASEENDDFITVQGSDNAHNNKYVVLMDPLDGSSNIDVNVSVGTIFSVFRRITPIGTPVTIEDFLQPGINQVAAGYVIYGTSTMLVYTTGHGVNGFTLNPAIGTFYLSHPDMKFPQNGTIYSINEGNYVHFPQGVKDYIKYCQLEEDDRPYTSRYIGSLVSDFHRNMIKGGVYLYPTSSKAPKGKLRLLYECNPMAFIAEQAGGKASDGFNRIMEIQPTELHERAPFFCGSLNMVEKAEDFMRLAKLSKY